The Pseudomonas sp. MPC6 nucleotide sequence CTGGCGACCTATATCGTGAAGAAAGGTGTGCCGGCTGTGGAGTTGTCCAAATAAGCGGCGAAGATTGGCCACCAATGTCAGTTGGCAAAACGCGGTCCATGTGGGAGCGGGCTTGCTCCGGGCGGCGTTCCGACGAAGGCGGTGGGTCAGCTTGCATCGATGTTGAATGTGCCGGCGCTTTTGCGAGCAAGCCCGCTCCCACAGGGGGGCAGCATTTCAAGTGACGCTTTGAGGCGCTGAGATCCACTTGCCGATCGTCGGCGCCTGTCACTGTTCCAGCGTATCGAGCAGGGTAGACAGGTGTCGAAGATCACTATTGCTGCGAAGCCGGCGGACACGGTGACCTGCATTGCAAGGGTTTTGCCCGGACATCCCGGGACGCGGCCAACGTGTTTGTTTCTCTCGTAAAGGGGCGCAAGATAAGTGACTGGACGATTGACCAAGGTGTCGCGCTGAGCTTGCAAATAGCCATCTCGGGCACCACCGGCAAGGACATCTCAACGAATAACAGGATGAGCGCGTTCTCTGTCGAATGCAGGGGCCGGAGGAGGCGTTTTGAACCCGTTCCAGCTCAGACCCGGTGCCTCAACCCTGAACATGTTGCTTCAGGCATGCCTGCAACGCCGTGATGCCGTGCCACCGACTTTAACGGAAAAAGCGGTAATACCGGGTATTCCCAATGCGCGCTACTGGATGGACCAGGACCTGAGCCCGTTCATTCAGGATGCCATTGCATCCAACAAGAGAGAGCATGAGGCGCTCATGGCAACCGGCAGGCCGGACACCATCCTGCCGCTGGCAAGCATGCTGGCCATTTCCGGTGGCGGCGACGCCGGCACCTTTGCCGCGGGGCTCATTGCGGGGTGGACCCTGCATGGCACCCGTCCGGTGTTCAAGATTGTCACGGGCATCAGCGCCGGAGCCCTGGTCGCCCCGTTTGCGTTCCTGGGGCCGCAGTACGATGCAGTCATCCAGCATATCTGCAACGCCGTCGGGCCGAAGGACATTTTCCGGTCGCGTAATGTCCTGACGCGGCTTGCCAGCGACGGAGTAGCCGACAGCAAACCACTGGCGCGGCTCATCGCGAAGTACATCACGCCCGAGGTGCTGGCGCAGATCGCGGCGGAATATGCCAAGGGACGAATCCTGATGATCGGCACCACCGACCTTGATTGCGCGCGGCCGGTCACCTGGAACATGGGCACTATCGCCGCCAGCCAGGCGCCGGGGGCGCTCGAGCTGTTTCGCAACATCATGGTCGCCTCGATGAGCATTCCCGGCGCCGTTTCCCCGGTCATGATCGATGTGGAAGTCGACGGCAAACTGTTCCAGGAAATGCACGTGGATGGCGGCGTCATCACCCAGATGTTCCTCTACCCGCCTGGCACCGTGATGGCGATGAACAAAGTGCCGGGCGCCCCCATGCGCCATGACCGTCACTTTTATGTCATTCGTAACGGCAAGCTGGAACCGCAGTGGTCCGGTACGAAGCGCCGTACCTTGAGCATTGGCGGTCGAGCCATCAGTGCCTTGATTCAAACCCAGGGCATCAGCGACCTCGATCGAATCTACCGGATGGCGAAGCAGGATGGGGCCGACTTCAATCTTGCCTATATCGGCACCGACTTCGTCTTTTCGCGCAATCATCGATTCGATGGCGAGTACATGAAGCGCTTGTTCGAGTACGCCTTTGAACTCGGCGCGAAGGGCTATCCGTGGCACAAGTTGCCGCCGGGCCCGGTGCTCTGGCTCCCTTACGAGTAATACCGGCACCGCCGGTTTGGCTCAGGCTGGTTCCGGCAAGCTGAAGCGTGCCGTCAGGGCTAATGCGGCTTTTGTAGGAGCGAGCTCGCTCGCGATGGACTCAAGAGCGCCGCGTTTAACCAGCAAACACGCGTTATCGTTAACGACCATCGCGAGCGAGCTCGCTCCTACAGGCCCGTCAGGGCTGCAATTGCTCCACCAGTTCGGGTGTCACGTAGTGCGGGCCGTCGAACAGGTACAGCGGATAGCCGTCATACGCCGCAAGCTGCGTCTTGAGTTCGGCCGCAGTCGCGGAGCGGAACCCGCCGCCGAAGTTGGGGCGGAAGGCTTCGACGATGATGCGCACACGCTCCTTGCCCAGACGGTCGGCCAAGGCGTCGGCATAGGTTCGGGCCACCGGTGCCGTGCGCGCATAAACGCCGACGCCATCCTGAAAGAACACGCCGATGTCATCCGGCAGCCATTGCTTGAGCCAGTCGGCCGTGGCCGCAGGGCCGATGTTGGCGCCGTCGTAGACACTGATCCACAGCGGGCGCGGCAGCTTGGCCAGCAGCGCCGGCAGTTCCCTGGCGCGGGTCCAGCTGGGGTCGACTTCGGCCGGGAAATACCAGCCGGTGACGTGCAGTGGCGTCGGCAACCTGGCGATGCGTTCCGAGACCGCCGCCAGTTGCTCGATGTTGTCCCGTGAGCGGTTCTCGCTGAAGTAACCGGCCAGCCCGAGGATGACATCCTGGGCCCAGGGTGCCTTGGCGATGCGCGCCCAATCGGGCAGGACAGGGACGCTGGGCAAGCCGCTGTCG carries:
- a CDS encoding patatin-like phospholipase family protein, whose product is MNPFQLRPGASTLNMLLQACLQRRDAVPPTLTEKAVIPGIPNARYWMDQDLSPFIQDAIASNKREHEALMATGRPDTILPLASMLAISGGGDAGTFAAGLIAGWTLHGTRPVFKIVTGISAGALVAPFAFLGPQYDAVIQHICNAVGPKDIFRSRNVLTRLASDGVADSKPLARLIAKYITPEVLAQIAAEYAKGRILMIGTTDLDCARPVTWNMGTIAASQAPGALELFRNIMVASMSIPGAVSPVMIDVEVDGKLFQEMHVDGGVITQMFLYPPGTVMAMNKVPGAPMRHDRHFYVIRNGKLEPQWSGTKRRTLSIGGRAISALIQTQGISDLDRIYRMAKQDGADFNLAYIGTDFVFSRNHRFDGEYMKRLFEYAFELGAKGYPWHKLPPGPVLWLPYE